ttatttgaaaggaaaaaccagcagacactaggccctccatggaataagTTTGATACCCCTGGTGCAAGTGATGAGTGAGCTTAATTCAAGTACAAGGGTGCGTTCAGTTCGCttgaacgtttgctacgttgcAGAACGGTTTGTACTGAACAACACGTTTTCCCAAAGCTTTCTTGTATGTTCTTGAAAAGACTGAAATACATTTGCTCCGTTCGGTGGGTGTGCccgggtgtggcttgaagcaatgagtgatGTTTTTAAGAGCAGTGGTGcattttgaacccacaacccaaaCCCTCACggtttttcaactggtcgttcagtacagcaCCGTTTCTGTTCAATTGAACATTCTATTAAGTTTTTATGTATAACTCAGCCCTGGTACATATTCAACCTAAACATTCCTACACTGTTGGGGCGAAAATGAACAGCTGACAAATGTTTGCACTTATGAGATGCACACTACAACTACTGTCGTCATAGTTCCTCAACTACATAATATGTATGGCATTTTAGTTCCTTGCTTTTTAACCCTACTCTGTTTGTCCCCTTCCAGAACCACTGGTTTACCTACAACGAGACCATGACAGTGGAGAGTGTGACCCAGGCCGTGTCTAACTTGGCCCTGCAGTTTGGAGAGGAGGACGCAGACCCTGGAGCTATGGTTAGTAGAGGGGACAAAATCCTGCGCTCAGACCAATTTAATGATCATTCATCAATGTTGAAAGCACTTTTTCAGTTATCACTTATTTCTCCTACCGCTGTGAGTTGTCACACTGTAGTCATTCCCTGTGGTTCTTTCCCCTCAGAGCCGACCCTTCGGTGTAGCGCTTCTCTTTGGAGGACTGGACGAGAAAGGGCCCCAGCTGTGTGTTacgtttattttttacatttttatatgATAGAATTGGTTTGTGCTAAATCTCTCACGCCTCACTTTTAATCCAGAACCTGTGCTGATTTTTCATCAGCAAATATAAAAACCAAATCTGCAGTCTTCATCAGTTAGAAAACTACACCCTCTTATCTTCCAACTTTTGTGTGTGTAGGTACCACATGGATCCGTCGGGCACCTTTGTCCAGTGTGATGCACGGGCCATCGGCTCTGCCTCTGAGGGAGCCCAGAGCTCTCTGCAGGAGGTCTACCACAAGGTACCAcgacccccctcctctcctaaccACCATCCTCTCCTGTCACTTTCCACTCCATCACCACCTCTCCATCACCCACCAACCTTCTCCTTCATTACTTCCTTCTTCCCTCCATAACCCACCATTCCTTTTTCTTCTTCCTCTCCCACCATAACTCCACCAGGTTGCTAGTTCACGTTTCACACAGTTTCTATCCTATCACAAGCTCTTTATTAACCATGATCTCTGTTTTCTAACCCTGGCTGTCCTCTCCAGTCCATGACGTTAAAAGACGCCATCAAGTCTTCCCTCACCATCCTAAAGCAGGTGATGGAGGAGAAGCTGAATGCCACCAACATCGAGGTGTGACTCTTGCTTTTGACCAGTTCTTGGCCTACCAATATTGGAATATTGTTCACACACATCTTTGGGTGCTTTGTCGCTGAGAAATTCAGGTCTGCTCAGCCTCAGTCCTGGAGGGACTAATATTCCTGTTTTACTGCTGTGCCAGCTATCGTTAGGGTGATGGACAGCAATGAACCACAACATATCACTCATCacatatgtgtttgtgtgctaaCCTGCTTTCCCCTCTCTCAGTTGGCCACAATAGAGCCAGGCAAGACCTTCCACATGTACTCCAAAGAAGAGCTGGAGGATGTTATCAAGGACATCTAGAGCAGAGTGTGGGGCTCTTGTGGACCTAGTCAGCGCAGAGGAGAGCTAATCCACCCAGGCTCTGAGGATAACCACACAGCAACAACTATGTTTCCCATCAGCACTCTCACTCGCTGCATTCATTAGTTCCTTGTGTGGATGGGAGGCAACTCTTTAATGTTGTATTTTAAATTCATTTCTTGTCTTCATACTGCAGATTTCTACTGTTCAGTACAGGCATCAGTCAGATCAGTGCTTAGAGCTGAGTGACATAAAAAAATGGGGGTACTTTTTGTTACGGATCCATGCGAAAATAAAACAGTTGTATTCTAAAAATAGTGGTTTGTGTTGTTGCCTCTGGTGTGTACTTTGATGGTTTCATGAACAAAATCATACAGGTTGGTGAGGTTGACTAACTTGATCTGGTTTTGTCTGCCAGGAGGGCGTAAATATTCCACAGAACTTTGCTCCAAATGGGAAGAACCAGGAATGAAAATACTCATCTACAGTCCAATGAAAAGCCATTTCAAAGAATTCTCAACCAAACATCTTTCTAGGCGTCTCATTTTAAAATGCTCCACAATCAACTTTTCTGTTCTGTGCACCAGATGAACTGCACACATGTCGCCTACGTTTGGTAGTCTAAATCAGGGGTACTcaactactatttgagaaggtccagtgacacatttcctaggtggcaaaggtccggatggatatcGTCCTTTATTGGCGCTGTGGAACAGCGTAGTAACAAACAGTCGTCTATGATTTAGGAAACATGTTATATAAAATGtacattaaatacattaaatGAGACTAAGAATTTGAATTAATTACAACTTTCTAAAGTAAACGTGCAACATTGCATTAACATAGCTGAAGAACAAAAGTGGTTGCATAATTGTCTATGCAAAAAGTGCACTGTGAACCATTGTAACTGGGCCTTGaactaaacttttttttttataaaataaagTGCATGTTTTCTGGAGAGCAAAGGAGAGTTtaacaaaaataataatctgaATGAACAGAATGTCACTGTGGGCCATGCAATATTCAtgtgtaagtcactctgggcctTGCCCTgcattaatgagagaaataacTTTGAACTTTGGCACAAATGGTGTGAGAGCAACTCTGAGACACTGGTGCAGGTGTTCATTGGTGAGCCTGGTGCGGTATTTGTTTTTAATAATGTTCATTGTGGAAAAGGCTGATTGACAGCTGTATGTGGAGCCAGACATGGTCAGGATGTATAGTGCCAGTTTCTTGAGAACAGGGACATCTGCTGCAGGCACCATCTTTCCCCAGAAAGTGACAGGGTCACAATCACCAGCCTGCTCCTTCAAAGCCACATTTTCTTGCAGCTCAATCAACTCCATTTGCTGTGATGCAACATCTACTCATCTGAAGATCTGTTTTGCTTCTTCTGACAACTTTGTCAAATTAGTGACCAAGAAAGGTTCTGGATGAGCAGCAGCAGTTCTCTTCCAACAGTGAAGTATCCATCAGCTTCTGGATGAAATCAACATGGTTGGGAACATCTTTGTCTCCCTGCGTTTGCACCAGAAGATtggggaagtggacaagttctcCCTGGAGATCATTCTTGATAAGTTCCAATTTCTTCTGGAAAGCTAGACTGCTGTTATCATATCACACAATGTTATCCCATCCCTGCAGCTTAACATTCAGTTGATTAAGGTGTGATGTAATGTCTGTCAAAAATGCAACTGTTTCCATCTTCTCATCTTCCAAAAACTCAGAAAACTGAGTTGCCTTGTCACTTTGAACTCAGAATAATCTTTTCCCAGACTGGCACACAGGACAGATTGATGGATGATGCAATGATATGTCAGGTCAGGGTGGTCCTCTTTCAAAGTCATCAAAACTGGCATTGGCCTCTGTCCGAATGCCTCGTAGCAGGCGGTGTTGTAGGGATGATGTTGCTCTCAAAAAGTTGATCAGTTTCATCATCGTTGTCATGACCTCAGAATACTATTTTCCCAGACTGGCACACAGGACAGATTGATGGATGATGCCGTGATATGATGTCAGGTCAGGGGGTCCTCTTTCAAACATGCAACcagtcccctccctcttcctgtcATGGCTGGAGCTCCATCTGTGGTGATGGAGACCACTGACTTCAGATCTATCCCCCTTTTTGTCAGCATCCCTTTGATGGCCTCATGGATATCCTCTCCCCGCTTGTGTGCTTATAGATTTGTTAAGCCGAACAGGTCCTCACAGAATTCCTTCTTTGTTTCGTTATAAAATCTGACAAACACCAGAAGCTGGGCATTATCCGTGTAATCTGTTGATTCATCCACAGCTAATGAAATGCTTGGTACATTCTGAACGGCCTCATCAAGTTGTGAAGTTAAATCTTCAGCTAATATtcagagctgccaactctcacgctTTCACCGTGTGACACACGTTTTTGCCTGTTTTCACACGCACTCACGCCACACATCCAATTTCTCACGCAAAAAAAATCGGCAGAGACTCGTTCGTTCCTTTTTTCAAACTCCCCGACGGTAGATGGCGCTGATGAGCGCCACTGAACCATATGCGCTGCACCCCGAAGTTAGCGACAGAAGAAGAGATACTATTGCCGCTAAAGACAACAGGAGAAGAAACGGTCACTACCTCAAGAAGTCTGATAAGAAGCTGAGCTGAGACTAGGTATGTAACAATGAAATGTCGTCCAATTGAGTACTCACTCTCTTAAACTTTAAATCttgaaataaattatttgtttgtgcgtgtgaacatgatttagtgtggtgattgtaaactcagctgatttcgaacaggtaagatgtattccaaagaatttaacataaatacaggaaatgtgtgcaatagaagttgacttgtgcagacattcactgaccccatgacagaagtgtacctgctgttcttccaagccaccgtaccaactttcacttctttcaacttgctgcttcagagagagcagtcatcaatatttttgttacatgatgaggtgggattggattttgcagtttttttccattctgtgtgttgggttctatttttctcataattggatctgtatgtgatggatagcttggaaggaatgcattaatgaactgtactgatatagattgtttcacataacaggctgttatTCATGTGGGAAACGTtgggggtaggacagataagacttgtgttTCTTGCAGAtgcgaacactctctctttgtagtctgtgaaactgtccttgaacatggagtacagtggaatggtgtcttttgggtgctgactccgcaGGTTATTATCATAGCAACTATGCCTGGCAACCAATGGAGTGCCGAGGAGTTGGGACCAAcccctgcgccaacggattggctgaatggagtctggaccacactcagtcctttgctctggttggccaacagaagaggtggaggctttctgtcagagtatttgagaaagaatCTGTAAACAATAATTATAGTTCTCTGTcggccctgcgtggtttttcagtgagcccgtatacgaaccttcatacttatcatatatatattttgcatataataaatttagcttggattgaatatctcttgattatgttttctcttattccaataccagatttgaattacgcaatttctaacaattggtgaccctGACGTGATCTGGTGGCGGAACTTCGCTGGAATTCACCCAGCCTATTGGACATCACTGTCATCGAACGATGTGTTTCACAAATcgcccgggcttctaaaaaggtaagcaaaacacctattgtaatataactgaagttttgcacattggctttatccaacttaattttgtgaagcacctgtttgatgtaagtgaaccctattatactataaataacgattacagtatactatttcgatttcataatatactatgcaaatgtttgataattgtgatggttaaaTCCATGGGagtgcgacgctatgactgaaggctcataggaggtactttaaaatagattagatagtgcgacgctatgactgaAGGCTCATAGGGGGTACTTtaaaagttagacagtgcgagtgtGGTCGTATGAATGAGAGTGTGAATGACAAGCCTGTATATTTTGTTAGAAAACTAATTGGAAGTTaaaacgtctgtggctgtccaaactgtgtaatttggggataactgttgggttCGTGATTGTTTAAACCATATAACCCATcaataacaattgggaacataaagctaaagtgattaattgtgtgactgaactggttttgaatagttgtgttgaaacaatttggtttattatttgattcagtgtttgatgtttgacatagcataatactggttttaggtgcttgggttgaggcttcttttttgttgattatttgatgtaatgtttgaccctgcaaaatactggttaaacaattagactgaaataattcggtttatcatttaaatataaacatgcaccaactttaactaattaggtgggaataatttgatttaaataactaGATGAAAGTACTTTAAATAACCACAGAATATTGGAAACACTAACACAGCTCCTCGAAGGAACCTGCTCCcaccagaggagagggagttgcgaggggaggggctggagacagcgagagtgtgACTTTTgaagagtcaggagagagagagaaggggggtgatttagattgatacaaacaattattgatgggttaggactggggatatctgtatcatttgtatttgcatttttggttatttagttaaataaagtggTCTAATCGTATTACTATTACCCATTTGCGTTTTAAACTAAAAATATTAGACCATTAACATTGAAAGCACTTTTTATACAAAATATTGGAGTCAGTAAGGTTTTAAATTACAATTAAGAATAAATAATAAAGTTCTTAAAACAAAAGTATAGATACAACAACATTGGCAAAAATGACAGATAAAGTAATTAAAGTGTTGAAATCCACCCTCGAGATAAATGGGGGAAAAGACGGGAAGgaatggaagaggagaggagaaaagttaTACAAAGAATGGATAGCAGATGGATGGATAATGGCAATGAATGGAATCCCAGGGGAAGGAGAACCGAGGACAATACTGACGgccctgaagaagagaacagagaaGGCAGTAAGTGAGTGGAAAGAGGAAGGAGAGCCCCTCAAAGGGAAGTCCAAAGACGCGATGGAGAAAGCCAGGTTAAAGGAGCGGATTGGTTTGGCTATGTTGGAGAAACTAAAGAAAATGTGGGAAGACAAAGCACCACCCAAGATAACAAATCGGTTGTATCCAGCCCTGCCATCGGCCCCACCACCGTATGAAAACCCTCCAAAAACAATGGCACCAGTGTTGGAACTGACTGGGC
This window of the Coregonus clupeaformis isolate EN_2021a chromosome 10, ASM2061545v1, whole genome shotgun sequence genome carries:
- the LOC121575338 gene encoding proteasome subunit alpha type-5 isoform X2, producing MFLTRSEYDRGVNTFSPEGRLFQVEYAIEAIKLGSTAIGIQTSEGVCLAVEKRITSPLMEPSSIEKIVEIDTHIGCAMSGLIADAKTLIDKARVETQNHWFTYNETMTVESVTQAVSNLALQFGEEDADPGAMSRPFGVALLFGGLDEKGPQLYHMDPSGTFVQCDARAIGSASEGAQSSLQEVYHKLATIEPGKTFHMYSKEELEDVIKDI
- the LOC121575338 gene encoding proteasome subunit alpha type-5 isoform X1, translated to MFLTRSEYDRGVNTFSPEGRLFQVEYAIEAIKLGSTAIGIQTSEGVCLAVEKRITSPLMEPSSIEKIVEIDTHIGCAMSGLIADAKTLIDKARVETQNHWFTYNETMTVESVTQAVSNLALQFGEEDADPGAMSRPFGVALLFGGLDEKGPQLYHMDPSGTFVQCDARAIGSASEGAQSSLQEVYHKSMTLKDAIKSSLTILKQVMEEKLNATNIELATIEPGKTFHMYSKEELEDVIKDI